In the Insulibacter thermoxylanivorax genome, one interval contains:
- a CDS encoding acetyl-CoA acetyltransferase produces the protein MNRIVRVQTMDGEVYEGMLMGMDHKHLYLSIAQGVDQRQFFPGGVFYPPASSVILPLVLYELLVISLLY, from the coding sequence ATGAATCGCATCGTTCGGGTACAGACCATGGACGGTGAAGTATATGAAGGTATGTTGATGGGCATGGATCATAAGCACCTGTATCTGAGCATTGCACAAGGGGTGGACCAAAGACAGTTCTTCCCTGGAGGAGTTTTCTATCCTCCAGCTTCCAGCGTGATCTTGCCGCTCGTTCTATATGAATTGCTTGTGATCTCCTTGCTCTATTAA